One segment of Plasmodium vinckei vinckei genome assembly, chromosome: PVVCY_04 DNA contains the following:
- a CDS encoding fam-c protein, translated as MNKGIFSLVCIILYGLLAVSIHCSKQKHDQSKTSGLRSRIIRAIKKINGSNKKNVIEFQRETQLNNNNNNNNEDDDIWDDDKYDDEKDYEDDGCGCCGCCG; from the exons atgaataaaggGATATTTAGTTTAGTTTGTATCATCTTGTATGGCCTTTTGGCTGTATCAATACATTGCTCGAAACAGAAA caTGATCAATCTAAGACATCTGGATTAAGAAGTAGAATCATTCGTGCTATCAAGAAAATAAACGGaagtaacaaaaaaaatgttatagaATTTCAACGTGAAACGCAAttaaataacaataataataacaataatgaaGATGATGATATATGGGATgatgataaatatgatgATGAAAAAGACTATGAAGATGACGGTTGTGGTTGTTGTGGTTGTTGTGGTTGA
- a CDS encoding PIR protein CIR protein codes for MGQSYSNIKELYSAINTIDGAVGVEKQKGGGIVEFARKPISEYCPYRGEHGNFCINFFEYASCGVIYLLKNLKNYGLDYDKLAEYAILWLSYKLNQHPEYSGKKLNDIYTNNIGKNDDYNKKKYGDNSLSYKDIMDKKKDLMNMNIKEISNFYEALKNLYSMYSDCNKTELDCEKFSQKANEFVQNFEELNKYSKNIKNSSYSQILYRLSDDYNNLINKYDNKKSCDFSSLPKIKTSQSTLIPVLSPFSVIPVFLGVAYKTIYKKKIKKNKEENET; via the exons ATGGGACAGTCGTATTCTAATATTAAGGAACTg taTAGTGCAATTAATACGATCGATGGCGCTGTTGGTGTGGAGAAGCAAAAAGGTGGAGGAATAGTTGAATTTGCTAGAAAACCAATCTCAGAATATTGTCCTTACAGGGGTGAGCATGgaaatttttgtattaatttttttgaatatgcTAGTTGTGgtgttatttatttgctaaaaaatttaaagaattATGGTTTAGATTATGATAAACTTGCTGAATACGCTATTTTATGGTTAAGTTATAAACTAAATCAACATCCAGAATATAGTGGCAAgaaattaaatgatatttatactaataatataggaaaaaatgatgattataataagaaaaaatatggtgATAATAGTCTGAGTTATAAGGATATTatggataaaaaaaaagatttgatgaatatgaatattaaagaaatatctaatttttatgaagcATTAAAAAACTTATATAGCATGTATAGTGACTGTAATAAAACCGAGTTAGATTGCGAAAAATTTTCACAAAAAGCTAATGAATTTgttcaaaattttgaagaactcaataaatattctaagaatataaaaaacagtTCATATAgtcaaatattatatagatTATCAGATGATTATaacaatttaataaataaatatgataataaaaaatcttGTGATTTCTCATCTCTTCCAAAGATAAAAACATCACAAAGCACATTAATTCCAGTTTTATCGCCATTTTCTGTAATACCAGTTTTCTTGGGAGTTGCTTATAAg acaatatataagaaaaaaattaaaaaaaataaagaagaaaatgaaactTAA